The Streptomyces phaeolivaceus genome has a window encoding:
- a CDS encoding WhiB family transcriptional regulator, which yields MADFSRLPGPNADLWDWQLLAACRGVDSSLFFHPEGERGAARSARENSAKEVCMRCPVRAQCAAHALAVREPYGVWGGLTEDEREELMGRARHRLVTASASAPGGDTGSNT from the coding sequence ATGGCAGATTTCTCCCGCCTTCCCGGTCCGAACGCTGATCTGTGGGACTGGCAGCTCCTCGCGGCCTGCCGCGGGGTGGACAGCTCACTCTTCTTCCACCCCGAAGGAGAACGCGGTGCGGCACGGAGCGCTCGTGAGAACTCGGCCAAAGAGGTCTGCATGAGATGCCCGGTCCGCGCGCAGTGCGCGGCCCACGCCCTCGCGGTGCGCGAGCCGTACGGCGTGTGGGGCGGGCTGACCGAGGACGAGCGCGAGGAACTCATGGGCAGGGCGCGCCACCGGCTGGTGACGGCGTCCGCGTCCGCACCGGGGGGCGACACCGGTTCGAACACCTGA
- a CDS encoding SDR family NAD(P)-dependent oxidoreductase, with the protein MTTALITGSTAGIGAAFARRLAADGHNLVLVARDTKRLREQATELHDRHGIEAEVLTADLATDDGIEAVAGRLADRRNPVDLLINNAGFGNKGRYLDVSMADELRMLKVHCEAVLRLTSAATEAMRERGRGGVVNVASVAAFVPRGTYGASKAWVVQFTQGAARDLAGTGVRLMALCPGFVRTEFHDRAGMGTDNIPSWMWLDADKLVTAALTDLSRGRTVSIPDPRYKALMGVVKVVPRGLLGGISSKTGRKYGPQ; encoded by the coding sequence ATGACAACGGCTCTGATTACGGGATCGACCGCGGGGATCGGTGCCGCGTTCGCGCGGCGGCTGGCGGCGGACGGGCACAACCTGGTGCTGGTGGCGCGCGACACCAAGCGGCTGCGGGAGCAGGCGACCGAACTGCACGACCGGCACGGCATCGAGGCGGAGGTGCTGACGGCCGACCTCGCGACGGACGACGGCATCGAGGCGGTGGCGGGGCGGCTGGCCGACCGCAGGAACCCGGTCGATCTGCTGATCAACAACGCCGGCTTCGGCAACAAGGGCCGCTATCTCGATGTCTCCATGGCCGATGAGCTGCGAATGCTCAAGGTGCACTGCGAGGCGGTGCTGCGTCTGACGTCGGCGGCGACGGAGGCCATGCGGGAGCGGGGCCGGGGCGGTGTGGTGAACGTGGCGTCGGTCGCGGCGTTCGTGCCGCGCGGCACGTACGGGGCGTCGAAGGCTTGGGTCGTGCAGTTCACCCAGGGCGCGGCGCGTGATCTGGCCGGCACCGGGGTCCGTCTCATGGCCCTGTGCCCCGGCTTCGTCCGCACCGAGTTCCACGACCGGGCCGGCATGGGCACCGACAACATCCCGTCCTGGATGTGGCTCGACGCCGACAAACTCGTCACCGCCGCCCTCACCGACCTCTCCCGCGGCAGAACCGTCTCCATCCCCGACCCCCGCTACAAGGCCCTGATGGGCGTGGTGAAGGTGGTACCGCGCGGGCTGCTGGGCGGGATCAGCTCGAAGACGGGGCGGAAGTACGGGCCGCAGTAG
- a CDS encoding nucleotide sugar dehydrogenase, with translation MPADLAVIGLGQLGLPLAQAAVAAGIPTLGYRTGPDSGSLTPGELRRMLARGFKPTTSPAELGRVRTAVICAPTSPGADGSPDLTQVEEAARTLAARLRPHTTVILESPVPPGTTEELLRPLLEEGSGLRAGRDFHLAYSPARVDPGNRDFGPANTPKVIGGLTSACTESAAAFYGRLTDKVVRARGLREAETVHLLETNYRHVNIALVNEMAALCHDLNVDLWDVIRCAETKPFGFQAFRPGPGVGGHALPQDLSGHAPRSLRMVELAQRVNHRMPQYVVQRAATLLNEHGKSARGARVLLLGVTYKPDVPDQQGTPADEIARRLIELGAHVSYHDPHVPTWSVLDRPIPRADSLYEATADADLTILLQQHRTYDLQGLSVKAQLLLDTRGATPTGAAHRL, from the coding sequence ATGCCCGCAGATCTCGCCGTCATCGGACTCGGCCAATTGGGGCTGCCGCTGGCCCAGGCCGCCGTCGCCGCCGGCATCCCCACGCTCGGTTACCGCACCGGCCCCGACTCCGGCTCCCTCACCCCCGGCGAACTGCGCCGCATGCTGGCCCGCGGCTTCAAGCCCACCACCAGCCCCGCCGAACTCGGCCGGGTCCGTACGGCGGTCATCTGCGCCCCCACCTCTCCGGGCGCCGACGGCTCGCCCGACCTCACCCAGGTCGAGGAGGCCGCCCGCACCCTGGCCGCCCGGCTGCGCCCGCACACCACGGTCATCCTGGAGTCCCCGGTCCCCCCGGGCACCACCGAGGAACTCCTGCGCCCCCTCCTCGAAGAGGGCTCGGGGCTCCGCGCGGGCCGCGACTTCCACCTCGCGTACTCCCCCGCGCGCGTGGACCCCGGCAACCGCGACTTCGGCCCCGCCAACACCCCCAAGGTGATCGGCGGCCTCACCTCCGCCTGCACGGAATCGGCGGCGGCCTTCTACGGCCGCCTCACCGACAAGGTGGTACGCGCGCGTGGCCTGCGCGAGGCGGAGACCGTCCACCTCCTGGAGACCAACTACCGCCATGTCAACATCGCCCTGGTCAACGAGATGGCCGCCCTCTGCCACGACCTGAACGTCGACCTCTGGGACGTCATCCGCTGCGCCGAGACGAAACCCTTCGGCTTCCAGGCCTTCCGCCCCGGCCCCGGCGTCGGAGGCCACGCCCTCCCCCAGGACCTCTCAGGCCACGCGCCCCGCTCGCTGCGCATGGTCGAACTGGCCCAGCGGGTCAACCACCGCATGCCCCAGTACGTCGTCCAGCGCGCCGCCACCCTCCTCAACGAGCACGGCAAGTCGGCCCGTGGCGCCCGCGTCCTGCTCCTCGGCGTCACCTACAAGCCCGACGTCCCCGACCAACAGGGCACCCCCGCCGACGAGATCGCCCGCCGCCTCATCGAACTCGGCGCCCACGTCAGCTACCACGACCCGCACGTCCCCACCTGGAGCGTCCTCGACCGCCCCATCCCCCGCGCCGACTCCCTCTACGAGGCCACCGCCGACGCCGACCTGACGATCCTCCTCCAGCAACACCGCACGTACGACCTCCAGGGCCTGTCGGTGAAGGCACAACTCCTGCTGGACACGCGGGGGGCCACACCCACGGGGGCGGCGCACAGGTTGTGA
- the guaB gene encoding IMP dehydrogenase: MTANVDGVPDKFAMLGLTYDDVLLLPGASDMAPDEIDTASYVSRNVRVNIPLLSAAMDKVTESRMAIAMARQGGVGVLHRNLSIEDQANQVDLVKRSESGMVADPITVHPDATLGEADALCAKFRISGVPVTDGNKKLLGIVTNRDMAFESDRSRQVREVMTPMPLVTGKVGISGVEAMELLRKHKIEKLPLVDDAGILKGLITVKDFVKAEKYPNAAKDGEGRLLVGAAVGVAGDAFERAQALIEVGVDFIVVDTAHGHSRLVGDMVAKIKSNSSGVDVIGGNIATRDGAQALIDSGVDGIKVGVGPGSICTTRVVAGIGVPQVTAIYEASLAAKEAGIPVIGDGGLQYSGDIAKALVAGADTVMLGSLLAGCAESPGELLFINGKQFKSYRGMGSLGAMQSRGDRKSFSKDRYFQEGVASDEQLVPEGIEGQVPYRGPLSSVVHQLVGGLRQSMFYVGGRTVPDLQAHGRFVRITSAGLKESHPHDIQMTVEAPNYSRK, encoded by the coding sequence ATGACTGCCAACGTCGACGGAGTGCCCGACAAATTCGCGATGCTCGGGCTGACCTACGACGACGTGCTGCTGTTGCCGGGCGCGTCGGACATGGCACCCGACGAGATCGACACCGCCTCGTACGTCTCCAGGAACGTGCGGGTGAACATCCCGCTCCTGTCGGCCGCGATGGACAAGGTCACCGAGTCCCGCATGGCCATCGCCATGGCCCGGCAGGGTGGCGTCGGCGTGCTGCACCGCAACCTCTCCATCGAGGACCAGGCCAACCAGGTCGACCTGGTGAAGCGCTCCGAGTCCGGCATGGTCGCCGACCCGATCACCGTGCATCCGGACGCCACGCTCGGCGAGGCCGACGCGCTGTGCGCCAAGTTCCGCATCAGCGGTGTGCCCGTGACCGACGGCAACAAGAAGCTGCTCGGCATCGTCACCAACCGCGACATGGCCTTCGAGTCCGACCGCTCGCGTCAGGTCCGCGAGGTCATGACGCCGATGCCGCTGGTCACCGGCAAGGTCGGCATCTCCGGCGTCGAGGCCATGGAGCTGCTGCGCAAGCACAAGATCGAGAAGCTTCCGCTGGTCGACGACGCGGGCATCCTCAAGGGCCTCATCACGGTCAAGGACTTCGTCAAGGCCGAGAAGTACCCGAACGCCGCGAAGGACGGCGAGGGCCGGCTCCTCGTCGGCGCGGCCGTCGGTGTCGCCGGTGACGCCTTCGAGCGCGCCCAGGCACTCATCGAGGTCGGCGTCGACTTCATCGTCGTCGACACCGCCCACGGCCACTCCCGGCTGGTCGGCGACATGGTCGCCAAGATCAAGTCGAACTCCTCGGGCGTCGACGTCATCGGCGGCAACATCGCCACGCGCGACGGCGCCCAGGCCCTGATCGACTCCGGTGTGGACGGCATCAAGGTCGGCGTCGGCCCCGGCTCCATCTGTACCACCCGGGTCGTCGCCGGTATCGGCGTCCCGCAGGTCACCGCCATCTACGAGGCCTCCCTCGCCGCCAAGGAGGCCGGTATCCCGGTCATCGGCGACGGTGGCCTGCAGTACTCCGGCGACATCGCCAAGGCCCTGGTCGCGGGCGCCGACACCGTGATGCTGGGCTCGCTGCTCGCCGGCTGCGCCGAGTCGCCGGGCGAGCTGCTGTTCATCAACGGCAAGCAGTTCAAGTCGTACCGCGGCATGGGCTCCCTGGGCGCCATGCAGTCGCGCGGCGACCGCAAGTCGTTCTCCAAGGACCGCTACTTCCAGGAGGGCGTCGCCTCCGACGAGCAGCTCGTCCCCGAGGGCATCGAGGGCCAGGTGCCCTACCGCGGCCCGCTCTCCTCGGTCGTCCACCAGCTCGTCGGCGGCCTGCGCCAGTCGATGTTCTACGTCGGCGGCCGTACCGTCCCGGACCTCCAGGCCCATGGCCGGTTCGTCCGGATCACCTCCGCGGGGCTCAAGGAGAGCCACCCGCACGACATCCAGATGACCGTCGAGGCGCCGAACTACAGCCGTAAGTAA
- a CDS encoding MOSC domain-containing protein produces the protein MKLLSLNVGRPKAVDVVVESKRFTGIDKRPVDGPVRVFAPGPKGVGASGVAGDAVCNTEHHGGDDQAVYAFAREDLDGWERELERALPNGAFGENLTTEGVDVSGALIGERWRIGSEVILEITSGRVPCLTFQQHLGEPGWVKRFTQQGAPGAYLRVIRAGEIRAGDPIEIVHRPDHDITVALSFRATMNQRSLLPRLLEAGEALHPELREIARKYVAAQG, from the coding sequence ATGAAGCTTCTGTCACTGAATGTGGGACGCCCCAAGGCCGTCGACGTCGTGGTGGAGTCGAAGCGGTTCACGGGCATCGACAAGCGGCCGGTGGACGGGCCGGTGCGGGTGTTCGCGCCTGGGCCGAAGGGGGTCGGCGCGAGCGGGGTGGCCGGGGACGCGGTGTGCAACACCGAGCACCACGGCGGCGACGACCAGGCGGTCTACGCCTTCGCCCGCGAGGACCTGGACGGCTGGGAGCGCGAACTGGAGCGTGCGCTGCCGAACGGGGCCTTCGGCGAGAACCTCACCACCGAGGGCGTCGATGTCTCCGGCGCGCTCATCGGCGAGCGCTGGCGGATCGGCTCCGAGGTGATCCTGGAGATCACCTCCGGCCGCGTCCCGTGTCTCACCTTCCAGCAGCATCTGGGTGAGCCGGGCTGGGTCAAGCGCTTCACTCAGCAGGGCGCGCCGGGAGCGTATCTGCGGGTGATCCGGGCGGGCGAGATCCGCGCGGGCGATCCGATCGAGATCGTCCACCGCCCCGACCACGACATCACCGTGGCTCTCTCGTTCCGCGCCACGATGAACCAACGCAGCCTGCTGCCAAGGCTGTTGGAGGCGGGTGAGGCACTGCATCCGGAGCTGCGGGAGATCGCGCGGAAGTACGTGGCGGCACAGGGGTGA
- a CDS encoding ester cyclase produces MTFMQLIDCRTSRFDEMNRLMENWVEQTRGRRTATHSVIGKDRSDGAHFVEIVEFPSYEEAMRNSKLPETDRIFQEMVALCDEVPTFTDLDVVRDEQLYAATARRFLATIASEGELPPLDDLLVEDYHDHVPSDEPDAIGMDAFRRTVEMWRGGFDFEFTVEDQIAQGDRVCTRWTWNATHHGDFLGIPGSGRRVRMTGTYVQRCSSEGKIVEGWWEYDRLGLMGQLGALDDLEK; encoded by the coding sequence ATGACATTCATGCAGCTCATCGACTGCAGGACCAGTCGGTTCGATGAGATGAACCGGCTGATGGAGAACTGGGTCGAGCAGACCAGGGGCAGGCGGACGGCGACGCACAGTGTGATCGGGAAGGACCGGTCGGACGGGGCGCACTTCGTGGAGATCGTGGAGTTTCCGTCGTACGAGGAGGCGATGCGGAACTCCAAGCTGCCGGAGACGGACCGGATCTTCCAGGAGATGGTGGCGCTGTGCGACGAGGTGCCCACGTTCACGGATCTGGACGTGGTGCGCGACGAGCAGTTGTACGCGGCCACCGCGCGGCGGTTCCTGGCGACCATCGCCTCGGAGGGCGAACTGCCGCCGCTCGACGATCTGCTCGTGGAGGACTATCACGACCACGTTCCCTCCGACGAGCCGGACGCGATCGGGATGGACGCGTTCCGGCGGACCGTCGAGATGTGGCGGGGCGGGTTCGACTTCGAGTTCACCGTGGAGGACCAGATCGCCCAGGGTGACCGGGTCTGCACGAGGTGGACCTGGAACGCGACCCACCACGGGGACTTCCTCGGAATTCCGGGCAGTGGGCGGAGGGTCCGGATGACGGGGACGTACGTGCAGCGGTGCTCTTCCGAAGGGAAGATCGTCGAGGGCTGGTGGGAGTACGACCGGCTGGGGCTGATGGGGCAGTTGGGCGCGCTCGACGACCTGGAGAAGTAG
- the groL gene encoding chaperonin GroEL (60 kDa chaperone family; promotes refolding of misfolded polypeptides especially under stressful conditions; forms two stacked rings of heptamers to form a barrel-shaped 14mer; ends can be capped by GroES; misfolded proteins enter the barrel where they are refolded when GroES binds), with translation MAKILKFDEDARRALERGVNKLADTVKVTIGPRGRNVVIDKKFGAPTITNDGVTIAREVEVDDPYENLGVQLVKEVATKTNDIAGDGTTTATVLAQALVREGLKNVAAGASPAALKKGIDAAVKAVSEELLATARPIDEKSDIAAVAGLSAQDQQVGELIAEAMDKVGKDGVITVEESNTFGLELDFTEGMAFDKGYLSPYFVTDQERMEAVLDDPYILIHQGKISSIQDLLPLLEKIIQTNSSRPLLIIAEDVEGEALSTLIVNKIRAIFNAVAVKAPGFGDRRKAMLQDMATLTGAEVISEEVGLKLDQVGLDVLGSARRVTVTKDDTTIVDGAGESGAVQGRISQIKAEIENTDSDWDREKLQERLAKLAGGVCVIKVGAATEVELKEKKHRLEDAISATRAAVEEGIVSGGGSALVHAVKVLESNLGKTGDEATGVAVVRKAAVEPLRWIAENAGLEGYVITSKVAELDKGQGFNAATGEYGDLVKQGVIDPVKVTRSALENAASIASLLLTTETLVVEKKEEEPADAGHGHGHSH, from the coding sequence ATGGCGAAGATCCTGAAGTTCGACGAGGACGCCCGTCGCGCCCTCGAGCGCGGCGTCAACAAGCTTGCCGACACGGTCAAGGTGACGATCGGCCCACGTGGCCGCAACGTCGTCATCGACAAGAAGTTCGGCGCCCCCACCATCACCAACGACGGTGTCACCATCGCCCGCGAGGTCGAGGTCGACGACCCGTACGAGAACCTCGGTGTCCAGCTGGTGAAGGAGGTGGCGACCAAGACCAACGACATCGCGGGCGACGGCACCACCACCGCCACCGTGCTCGCCCAGGCGCTCGTGCGCGAGGGCCTGAAGAACGTCGCCGCGGGTGCTTCCCCGGCCGCCCTGAAGAAGGGCATCGACGCCGCGGTCAAGGCCGTGTCCGAGGAGCTCCTCGCGACCGCCCGCCCGATCGACGAGAAGTCCGACATCGCCGCCGTCGCCGGTCTGTCCGCCCAGGACCAGCAGGTCGGCGAGCTGATCGCCGAGGCGATGGACAAGGTCGGCAAGGACGGTGTCATCACCGTCGAGGAGTCCAACACCTTCGGTCTGGAGCTGGACTTCACCGAGGGCATGGCCTTCGACAAGGGCTACCTGTCGCCGTACTTCGTCACCGACCAGGAGCGTATGGAGGCCGTCCTCGACGACCCGTACATCCTCATCCACCAGGGCAAGATCAGCTCCATCCAGGACCTGCTGCCGCTGCTGGAGAAGATCATCCAGACCAACTCCTCCCGGCCGCTGCTGATCATCGCCGAGGACGTCGAGGGCGAGGCCCTGTCGACCCTGATCGTGAACAAGATCCGTGCGATCTTCAACGCGGTCGCCGTCAAGGCTCCCGGCTTCGGCGACCGCCGCAAGGCGATGCTGCAGGACATGGCGACGCTGACCGGCGCCGAGGTCATCTCCGAGGAGGTCGGCCTCAAGCTCGACCAGGTCGGCCTGGACGTGCTCGGCTCCGCCCGCCGCGTCACCGTCACCAAGGACGACACCACGATCGTCGACGGCGCCGGTGAATCCGGTGCCGTCCAGGGCCGTATCTCCCAGATCAAGGCCGAGATCGAGAACACGGACTCCGACTGGGACCGCGAGAAGCTCCAGGAGCGTCTCGCGAAGCTGGCCGGCGGCGTGTGCGTGATCAAGGTCGGCGCCGCCACCGAGGTGGAGCTGAAGGAGAAGAAGCACCGTCTGGAGGACGCCATCTCCGCGACCCGCGCCGCGGTCGAGGAGGGCATCGTCTCCGGTGGTGGCTCCGCGCTCGTCCACGCCGTGAAGGTCCTGGAGAGCAACCTCGGCAAGACCGGCGACGAGGCCACGGGTGTCGCGGTCGTCCGCAAGGCCGCCGTCGAGCCGCTGCGCTGGATCGCGGAGAACGCCGGCCTGGAGGGCTACGTCATCACCTCCAAGGTAGCCGAGCTGGACAAGGGCCAGGGCTTCAACGCCGCCACCGGCGAGTACGGCGACCTGGTCAAGCAGGGCGTCATCGACCCGGTCAAGGTCACCCGCTCCGCCCTGGAGAACGCCGCCTCCATCGCCTCCCTCCTCCTCACGACCGAGACCCTGGTCGTCGAGAAGAAGGAAGAGGAGCCGGCCGACGCGGGCCACGGCCACGGCCACTCCCACTGA
- a CDS encoding response regulator transcription factor, whose protein sequence is MTSVLVCDDSPLAREALRRAVATVPGVERVTTAANGEEVLRRWGADRSDLILMDVRMPGLGGVETVRRLLSADPGARIIMLTVAEDLDGVALAVAAGARGYLHKDASRAELRATVTQALADPTWRLAPRRLRSAEMGAAPTLTAREIQVLEGMSHGRSNAEIGRELFLSEDTVKTHARRLFKKLGASDRAHAVALGFRWGLVR, encoded by the coding sequence ATGACATCCGTCCTCGTCTGCGACGACTCCCCGCTTGCCCGAGAGGCGCTGCGCCGCGCGGTGGCCACCGTGCCCGGCGTCGAGCGCGTGACCACGGCGGCCAACGGCGAGGAAGTCCTCCGCCGCTGGGGGGCCGACCGCTCGGACCTGATTCTGATGGACGTACGCATGCCCGGTCTGGGCGGCGTCGAGACCGTACGGCGGCTGCTCTCGGCCGACCCCGGGGCACGCATCATCATGCTCACCGTCGCCGAGGACCTGGACGGTGTGGCCCTCGCGGTCGCCGCCGGCGCCCGGGGCTATCTGCACAAGGACGCCTCCCGCGCGGAGCTGCGGGCCACGGTGACGCAGGCCCTCGCCGACCCGACCTGGCGACTCGCCCCGCGCCGGTTGCGCTCCGCCGAGATGGGCGCCGCGCCCACGCTCACCGCGCGCGAGATCCAGGTGCTGGAGGGCATGAGCCACGGGCGTTCCAACGCCGAGATCGGTCGCGAGCTGTTCCTCTCCGAGGACACCGTCAAGACCCACGCCCGGCGCCTGTTCAAGAAGCTCGGCGCCTCGGACCGCGCGCACGCGGTGGCGCTCGGCTTCCGCTGGGGCCTGGTTCGCTAG
- a CDS encoding sigma-70 family RNA polymerase sigma factor: MRDDETTVIGALVHRAVDGDEQATHDLLAHVHPLALRYCRTRLSRLPGGARHFVEDLAQEVCVAVLLALPRYKDTGRPFEAFVFAIAGHKVADLQRAAMRHPGSTAVPSDEMPERPDDSLGPEERALLSSDAEWAKKLLANLPENQRELLLLRIAVGLTAEETGQMLGMSPGAVRVAQHRALSRLRALAEQ; encoded by the coding sequence ATGCGCGACGACGAGACGACAGTGATCGGTGCGCTCGTGCATCGCGCGGTCGACGGGGACGAGCAGGCCACGCACGATCTGCTCGCCCATGTCCACCCCCTGGCGCTGCGCTACTGCCGCACCCGGCTGTCCCGGCTGCCCGGCGGCGCACGGCACTTCGTGGAGGACCTGGCGCAGGAGGTCTGTGTCGCCGTTCTCCTCGCGCTGCCGCGCTACAAGGACACCGGCCGGCCGTTCGAGGCGTTCGTCTTCGCCATCGCCGGCCACAAGGTCGCCGACCTGCAGCGCGCCGCGATGCGCCACCCCGGGTCGACGGCAGTGCCCTCCGACGAGATGCCGGAGCGCCCCGACGACTCCCTGGGCCCCGAGGAACGCGCCCTGCTCAGCAGCGACGCCGAGTGGGCCAAGAAACTCCTGGCCAACCTCCCCGAGAACCAGCGGGAGCTGCTGCTGCTGCGTATCGCGGTGGGGCTCACCGCCGAGGAGACCGGACAGATGCTGGGCATGTCACCGGGCGCGGTCCGGGTCGCCCAGCACCGGGCGCTCAGCAGACTCCGGGCGCTGGCGGAGCAGTAG
- a CDS encoding GuaB3 family IMP dehydrogenase-related protein produces MTEIEIGRGKRGRRAYAFDDIAVVPSRRTRDPKEVSIAWQIDAYRFELPFLAAPMDSVVSPATAIRIGELGGLGVLNLEGLWTRYEDPQPLLDEITGLPDEAATRRLQEIYAAPIKEELIGQRIKEVRDSGVVTAAALSPQRTAQFSKAVVDAGVDIFVIRGTTVSAEHVSGSHEPLNLKQFIYELDVPVIVGGCATYTAALHLMRTGAAGVLVGFGGGAAHTTRNVLGIRVPMATAVADVAAARRDYMDESGGRYVHVIADGGVGWSGDIPKAIACGADAVMMGSPLARATDAPGKGNHWGMEAVNEELPRGKKVDLGTVGTIEEVLTGPSHTPDGSMNLFGALRRAMATTGYSELKEFQRVEVTVADSQHMR; encoded by the coding sequence GTGACTGAGATCGAGATCGGGCGCGGCAAGCGCGGCCGCCGGGCGTACGCCTTCGACGACATCGCCGTCGTCCCCAGCCGCCGTACGCGGGACCCGAAGGAGGTCTCGATCGCCTGGCAGATCGACGCCTACCGCTTCGAGCTGCCGTTCCTGGCCGCCCCGATGGACTCGGTCGTCTCCCCGGCCACCGCGATCCGCATCGGCGAGCTGGGCGGCCTCGGCGTCCTCAACCTCGAAGGGCTGTGGACGCGGTACGAGGACCCGCAGCCGCTGCTCGACGAGATCACCGGGCTGCCCGACGAGGCCGCGACCCGCCGCCTCCAGGAGATCTACGCCGCTCCCATCAAGGAGGAGCTGATCGGGCAGCGCATCAAGGAGGTGCGCGACTCGGGCGTCGTGACCGCCGCCGCGCTCTCGCCGCAGCGCACCGCCCAGTTCTCCAAGGCCGTCGTGGACGCGGGCGTCGACATCTTCGTCATCCGGGGTACGACCGTGTCGGCGGAGCATGTCTCCGGTTCGCACGAGCCGCTGAACCTGAAGCAGTTCATCTACGAGCTGGACGTCCCCGTGATCGTCGGCGGCTGCGCCACCTACACGGCCGCCCTGCACCTGATGCGCACCGGCGCGGCCGGTGTCCTCGTCGGCTTCGGCGGCGGCGCGGCGCACACCACGCGCAACGTCCTCGGCATCCGGGTCCCGATGGCGACCGCGGTGGCCGATGTCGCCGCCGCCCGCCGGGACTACATGGACGAGTCCGGCGGCCGGTACGTCCACGTCATCGCGGACGGCGGTGTCGGCTGGTCCGGCGACATCCCCAAGGCGATCGCCTGCGGCGCGGACGCGGTGATGATGGGCTCCCCGCTGGCCCGCGCCACGGACGCGCCCGGCAAGGGCAACCACTGGGGCATGGAAGCGGTGAACGAGGAGCTGCCGCGCGGCAAGAAGGTCGACCTGGGGACTGTGGGGACGATCGAGGAGGTCCTCACCGGGCCCTCCCACACGCCCGACGGCTCCATGAACCTCTTCGGCGCGCTGCGGCGGGCGATGGCCACGACCGGGTACAGCGAACTGAAGGAGTTCCAGCGGGTCGAGGTCACGGTGGCGGACTCGCAGCACATGCGGTGA
- a CDS encoding LysR family transcriptional regulator translates to MIEARHLRVLRAVAATGSFSAAGRELGCTQPAVSQQIKALESSVGTPLLVRGAREMRLTQAGEALVRHAAGILAGLTAAEEEVAAIAGLRAGRVRLVSFPSGSSTLVPTALAALRADHPGTRVSLEEAEPPRSVELLREGDCDIALAFRYEGAEEKEGKGEKERKGEKREKGKVGEWDELVVRPLLMDRLVGLVPEGHRLARTASVGIGELAGEPWIAGCPRCRGQLVRVCESAGFTPRIDFATDDYPAVVGLVGAGLGVAVLPELAIGSVRTEGVRTVAVEPAVRREIVALTLPDLALVPAVAATLDRLAGAAER, encoded by the coding sequence GTGATCGAGGCCCGCCATCTCCGTGTCCTGCGCGCCGTCGCCGCCACCGGCTCCTTCTCGGCGGCCGGACGCGAACTCGGCTGCACCCAGCCCGCCGTCAGCCAGCAGATCAAGGCGCTCGAATCCTCCGTCGGCACCCCGCTGCTGGTCCGCGGCGCCCGGGAGATGCGGCTGACCCAGGCGGGCGAGGCCCTGGTGCGGCACGCGGCCGGGATCCTCGCCGGACTCACCGCGGCCGAGGAGGAGGTCGCCGCCATCGCCGGGCTGCGCGCCGGGCGGGTCCGTCTGGTCTCCTTCCCCAGCGGCAGTTCCACCCTCGTCCCCACCGCCCTGGCCGCCCTGCGCGCCGACCACCCCGGCACCCGGGTCTCCCTGGAGGAGGCCGAACCCCCGCGCTCGGTCGAACTCCTCCGCGAGGGCGACTGCGACATCGCGCTCGCCTTCCGCTACGAGGGCGCGGAGGAGAAGGAGGGGAAGGGGGAGAAGGAGCGGAAGGGGGAGAAGAGGGAGAAGGGGAAGGTGGGGGAGTGGGACGAGCTGGTCGTGCGTCCGCTGCTCATGGACCGGCTCGTCGGCCTCGTACCCGAGGGGCACCGGCTGGCGCGTACGGCGTCCGTCGGCATCGGGGAACTCGCCGGGGAACCCTGGATCGCCGGCTGCCCGCGCTGCCGGGGGCAATTGGTGCGAGTGTGCGAGAGCGCGGGCTTCACGCCCCGTATCGACTTCGCGACCGACGACTACCCGGCGGTGGTCGGTCTGGTGGGCGCGGGCCTCGGCGTCGCCGTCCTGCCGGAGCTGGCCATCGGGTCCGTACGCACCGAGGGGGTGCGGACGGTGGCGGTCGAGCCGGCGGTGCGCCGGGAGATCGTGGCGCTCACGCTGCCGGACCTGGCTCTGGTGCCGGCGGTCGCGGCGACGCTGGACCGGCTGGCCGGAGCGGCCGAGCGGTAG